From Equus przewalskii isolate Varuska chromosome 2, EquPr2, whole genome shotgun sequence:
TGTCTTTCTCAGAGACCAGAGCCTGTCTTGCCCCCCCCACCAGGACTCCCGCTGGGCCTGCCTTGAAAACATGGGAGTTCTGCTCAGAACAGCACTTTCCTCAGGACACCCGCCTGGTTCCCAGGGGATCACCACGCCATGGCTTCCCTTCCAGCCCAACTCAGCCTCAGCTGATGCCCCTCCAAACACTCCTTCCTGCTCAAACATCCTTCCTTCCAACATCAGGAGAGACATTGTATGCAATGGGCTAAGAAGAGCACGGgcctggagtcagacaggcctTGATTCCAATGTCTACGTGGCCACTGACTGGCTGAGGGACCCTAGATGAGCCCCTGAGCCTCACTTTTTCAAACTCCATagagcagagctggagagagCTGGTTGCTAAGGTGGTCATGAGCCTTAGATGACATATGGAAaggccctggcacatagtaggccctctgGATGCACAGGACAACTCTGGattcccagccccaggcagccttAGCATTTTGGAAAAGATGGCATTGAGGCGGGACCCAGAGGACACGCAGGATTTAGACCAGTGGAGCCAGGGAAGGAGGCActatgagaagaagaaagagcaggaagaaaggagTTGGGTGTGGGATGGAGCAAATGGCTTTATAGAAAAGGCAGAAGGTTGTAGGGCAGCTGCTGGCATCTGAACAAGCTCTGCCTTACCTGGCCCAGCTCTGCTGTCCCAGGAGGACGAAGCCAGGACAGTCTTCTCCCTGCAGCTGGAGTAGGCAACCCCCCTGACCTGGGAGCAGTTATCTACCACGTCGCTGGGGAACTCCCCTCTGCTACATTTGCAGGTGCACCACTACCCTTTTTCTATGTCCCACAGTCTCTGCCAGATGCCCAGCGAGCAAGGCTTCAGCCTGGGCCCCCAGGCAAAGAGGAAGAGCCAGGAGGAGCCACAGCACTGGAGTCGAAGTGCTGGGACCCAGAGCCAGTTAGAAAAGGCTGGAGAAATCACTGCCATTGGTTTTAGGGACATGGTGGCTTGGCCACATTCGCCAGGCCTTCTGGGGCCTCATGTGCTGGGCACAGGCCAACTGCCCACCATTCCCCAGTGAAGAACCCTTTGCAGAACTGGACTTGTCCTACCACATGTGAGATTTAGGACGCCCTTCTTGGCTTCACACCTGGGACAGGGGGAAGAGATGGACTATGTGTGTATCCTGGCGGCTCTGGGCTCCGTGAGGCAGGATAACGTCAAGGTTGgaagctctggagccaggctgtctgAGGTCAAGTTCCGGTTCCACCACTTGCTGGCTGGGTATTACTGGTCGAGTTGCCTCACCACtgagtgcctcagtttcctcatctgtaaaataagggttagAAGTCTCCActccatagggttgttgtgaggagtatatatattatataaagtcCTTGGACAGTGTGCAGCACAAAGTAAGCGTGCTATAAGCTTTAGTTCTTGTTCCTATTATCTTTCTTTCAGCGTCTCTTCCTTCAGGCCCACTCCCAAGCTGAGAAAACCATAGCGTCCTTGTCCCCCAGGCCAGGGCAAGGGGCCCCTGGGGTCCTGGCAGATGGACGTTGGTTTGCGGATGAGGCAGAGGTCTCCCTGAGCAAGCTCACAGGGACCTCTGCACCCTGGGGCCACTAGCactcagggaggaggggagcccaAAGCTTGGGGTGGGCCAGGCACAGCCTGAGagcccagagaggcagaggaagcacGCTGCCAGGCCAAGAGCTGGGGCTGCCCCACCGGTCCCATCCGCCCTATCTCCTGCTTTCCCTTCCCCCTTGGTCTTTGGGGCAACGATTTGTGCTGGTTCAGGCCTGGAAATACCAGAAATACCAGAAACTAAAGTCGTCTCTCTTTGGGCGGCCACAGCACAAAACCAACCAACATGATCCTGCTATTAACCTCGATTAACTTGTAGAGGATTCCATCTCAGGCCCCCGTGGCTCCAGCCAAGCCCCCTGATGCTGGCCCCAAATggccaggccagggcagagggTGGGCCGTGGAGAGTGGGTGGTGGGCAGTATCCTCAGGTCAAGGGCCGAACCAAGAACAGGGCGTCCTGAGCCATCAGGCCTGAGCTGCCCCCCGCCCCAGCGCTCAGCCTCTACTGCCTGTCCACAGACACGGGCACAGAGGAGGTGATTGTCTCCGTCTGACCACGGCGACTGCTCCCCAGGGCGGCCGAGAGCACAGGCCTGGGTGTCACAGAGGTAATTGCCAACCACGGGGCCAAAGCCTGCCCCCTCCACTCCTGCGGACACAGACACTCCAGCAAGAGACAGAAGGACAGTCACGGGCACACAGAGGCCCTCACAGGGCCCAGGAGAGGAGCAGGGCCTGTCTGGTCACACACCCAGCCAGCCACGCACACATgcactacacatacacacacacaggcacacacacaaacacactccctcccaccacccacaTCCCCAGAAAGAGGCTCACAGCAGCTACACCCCCTGAGGCACAGTTCCTAGGAGGATAAAAACACCCATTCAGGCAAGGGACGAGGGCAGGCACCAAAATAGAACCACTGAGCAGTCATGGGGCGGAAGGGAAAGAACAGGCGGCAGAGATGGACAGACCTGTGCTTGAGCCCTGGTTCTGTCACTTCCTGGCTGGGTGGCTGGGACCAGatcccctcccctgcccaaaCCTGCGCTGCgctgtctgtgaaatgggcacagATGGCGCTCACAGCCACAGGTAGCACCCCTCATCGGCAGTGGTGGTCAACAGTGGGGGCCGATGTTATTACGATTTACTCTTTTTAAAGGTTTAGGAAGCAAGACGGTCTCAGGAATGGGCCGTGCCTCAGCAGGAAGGGTTGGGGCAGGACCACAGGGCGGAGGGACCCCTCAGGGCCCGGGGCTGTGGGGAAACACAGGTTTGAGAGGGAACCAGACCTGGGTTGGGAGTCCAGCTCTGCTCCTTCATAGCTCTGTAGTCTCAGTACGTCAGTTCACCTCTCCGACCCCATCTTGTCTCCCACAAAACGATGCTAACATCACCAGTCTTCTGGAGAGGTTGTGTGAACAGTATCCCACCGGAGCTAAGAGCCACGAAGCTGGGCTGCCGGGCTGCTCAACCACGTCCTGTGTGATCTGGGACAAGCTAAATagtctctctgtaaaatggggacgataATGGGACTTAGCTCCCGGGGTGCCGTGAGGATGACACGCTCAGCACGAGGACCGCAGGGCAGTGCCCAGTGTGCAGGAAGGCAAGGCCATTGGTACGGTAGGACTAAGCACCAGCACGTGTGCCCTGGCCCAAAGGGCTGACCTGCCTCCCTCTCTCGTGCGCCTCCATGTCCAGAAGGCCTGTATACCCCTCCCCTCGAAAAGGAGGGTGCTGGGGAGGAGCCCTgggacccagccctgccctccctctgcctcccacaggGACTCGGGAGGCGGCCTTCGTGTACGCCATCTCTTCAGCAGGTGTGGCCTTTGCGGTGACGCGGGCATGCAGCAGTGGGGAGCTGGAAAAGTGTGGCTGTGACCGGACAGTGCACGGGGTCAGCCCACAGGGTAagtgcaggaggcaggagggcataGCGGGAGGGCAGGGGCCCGGGCCATGGCCCTCGCTCACCCGTGGCCCCCATGCCCACCACGCCCCAGGCTTCCAGTGGTCAGGATGCTCGGACAACATCGCCTACGGCGTGGCCTTCTCACAGTCGTTTGTGGACGTACGGGAGAGAAGCAAGGGGGCCTCGTCCAGCCGGGCCCTCATGAACCTCCACAACAACGAGGCTGGCAGGAAGGTAGTGAGGCGCGTCCCCTCCTTGTAACCACTAGGGCAGGGGTGGGCTCGGCCAAGTCCCCACTCTTCTACCCACATGCCGCTCAGAAAACATTTGCCCAGGCTCTCACCAGCACCAGGCAACTCCTCTCGGCCGGTGGGGTACGGGGCAGCGGGGGAGAAGCAGACAGGTGAGTAGGTGTCACAGAACAGCACGGGTGGCCCGCGATGCACCACACACATCCCCAACACGCCCCCACctatgcacatatatgtacagAGGTGTGTGTCTCCATccctctgtcacacacacacaaccccctaataagtagcagagctaggatttgaaccactAAGATCATGTGTTTAACTATGACACCATCTGCCTTCTTGATACCTACTCTTCAAGGTTCCCATGCAGATTCAATGCAGCCATGTTCCCCATCATGTCATTTGTCACTCAGTGTTTCATGTGACACTATCCTTTAAAATGTCTCTCCTCCATCAACTCCGAGTGCCTCGAGGACAGGGATGGTACCTTCTTCAACTGTCCCCAACACAGCTTACCAGCCCACCATGGCATACACGAGTAGCTTACTGCAGAGGAAGCGTGACAGTAAATCTTTCTCCAATTCTGCGGCATCCCCCCAGGTGTGCTCTGGCTGTCTGCCCCCTAGACACCTCCCTAGCCTCCCCTGACATCTCCTGatggcccctctctccttcccatcccttGCAGGCCATCCTGACACACATGCGGGTGGAGTGCAAGTGCCACGGGGTGTCGGGCTCCTGCGAGGTAAAGACGTGCTGGCGAGCCGTGCCGCCCTTCCGCCAGGTGGGCCACGCACTGAAGGAGAAGTTTGATGGCGCCACCGAGGTGGAGCCACGCCGTGTGGGCTCCTCCAGGGCGCTGGTGCCTCGCAATGCACAGTTCAAGCCGCACACGGACGAGGACTTGGTGTACTTGGAGCCCAGCCCAGACTTCTGCGAGCAGGACGTGCGCAGTGGTGTGCTGGGCACGAGGGGCCGCACCTGCAACAAGACGTCCAAGGCCATCGATGGCTGCGAGCTGCTATGCTGCGGCCGGGGCTTCCACACAGCTCAGGTGGAGCTGGCTGAGCGCTGCAGCTGCAAATTCCACTGGTGCTGCTTCGTCAAGTGCCGGCAGTGCCAGCGGCTGGTGGAGCTGCACACGTGCCGGTGACTGCCGCCCCGCCCTGTGCCCAGCAACCACCTAGTGGCCCAGGGAAGGCCGATAATTTAAACAGTCCCCCACCACCTACCCCAAAAGATACTggttgtattttttgttttggtttggtttttgggTCCTCATGTTATTTATTGCCGAAACCAGGCAGGCAACCCCAAGGGCACCAACCGAGGCCTCCCTGAAGCCTGGGCCTTCGTGGCTGCCACTGACCAAAGGGACCTTGCTCATGCCTCTGGCTGTCCACATGTGGCTGCTGCTGACCACTCAGTTGTTA
This genomic window contains:
- the WNT4 gene encoding protein Wnt-4 isoform X1 → MLLKFVILRTLLLLQEPGRQPRQPCPGRYLAKLSSVGSISEEETCEKLKGLIQRQVQMCKRNLEVMDSVRRGAQLAIEECQYQFRNRRWNCSTLDSLPVFGKVVTQGTREAAFVYAISSAGVAFAVTRACSSGELEKCGCDRTVHGVSPQGFQWSGCSDNIAYGVAFSQSFVDVRERSKGASSSRALMNLHNNEAGRKAILTHMRVECKCHGVSGSCEVKTCWRAVPPFRQVGHALKEKFDGATEVEPRRVGSSRALVPRNAQFKPHTDEDLVYLEPSPDFCEQDVRSGVLGTRGRTCNKTSKAIDGCELLCCGRGFHTAQVELAERCSCKFHWCCFVKCRQCQRLVELHTCR
- the WNT4 gene encoding protein Wnt-4 isoform X3, which codes for MCKRNLEVMDSVRRGAQLAIEECQYQFRNRRWNCSTLDSLPVFGKVVTQGTREAAFVYAISSAGVAFAVTRACSSGELEKCGCDRTVHGVSPQGFQWSGCSDNIAYGVAFSQSFVDVRERSKGASSSRALMNLHNNEAGRKAILTHMRVECKCHGVSGSCEVKTCWRAVPPFRQVGHALKEKFDGATEVEPRRVGSSRALVPRNAQFKPHTDEDLVYLEPSPDFCEQDVRSGVLGTRGRTCNKTSKAIDGCELLCCGRGFHTAQVELAERCSCKFHWCCFVKCRQCQRLVELHTCR
- the WNT4 gene encoding protein Wnt-4 isoform X4, whose protein sequence is MSPRSCLRSLRLLVFAVFSAAASNWLYLAKLSSVGSISEEETCEKLKGLIQRQVQMCKRNLEVMDSVRRGAQLAIEECQYQFRNRRWNCSTLDSLPVFGKVVTQGTREAAFVYAISSAGVAFAVTRACSSGELEKCGCDRTVHGVSPQGFQWSGCSDNIAYGVAFSQSFVDVRERSKGASSSRALMNLHNNEAGRKAILTHMRVECKCHGVSGSCEVKTCWRAVPPFRQVGHALKEKFDGATEVEPRRVGSSRALVPRNAQFKPHTDEDLVYLEPSPDFCEQDVRSGVLGTRGRTCNKTSKAIDGCELLCCGRGFHTAQVELAERCSCKFHWCCFVKCRQCQRLVELHTCR
- the WNT4 gene encoding protein Wnt-4 isoform X2; the protein is MLLKFVILRTLLLLQEPGRQPRQPCPGRYLAKLSSVGSISEEETCEKLKGLIQRQVQMCKRNLEVMDSVRRGAQLAIEECQYQFRNRRWNCSTLDSLPVFGKVVTQGVAFAVTRACSSGELEKCGCDRTVHGVSPQGFQWSGCSDNIAYGVAFSQSFVDVRERSKGASSSRALMNLHNNEAGRKAILTHMRVECKCHGVSGSCEVKTCWRAVPPFRQVGHALKEKFDGATEVEPRRVGSSRALVPRNAQFKPHTDEDLVYLEPSPDFCEQDVRSGVLGTRGRTCNKTSKAIDGCELLCCGRGFHTAQVELAERCSCKFHWCCFVKCRQCQRLVELHTCR